The sequence TATTCTATCACCTTTCTTTTTGATACTTTTGCTAATCTGTCTATTTATTATGCTCTATGCATTTCCGATTATATCAAGATTCGAAGTGAAAATTAAAAGTCTTTTTATTATTTCTATTTATTCTAATTTCAAATTCCTCAAAGCGTCGCTAGTGAATATAACTAGTTTGATTGCATTTGCAATTATTTCTATTAATTTCCCGAGCATCAGCTCGCTCTTTTCAATAAGTTTGTTAGTCTATTTCATTATGTATAATTTACGTGAACCATTAGAACGATTGAAGGTAGAGCTGTCAGAGAATGGGGCGAATGTTGCATGAAGTTTACGATTAAAGTCGGAGTAGCAATAGTCTTGTTACTTGGCGGAGTAGTAATACTATTTTCAAATGGGAAAAAACAAGATTTACAAGCTGAGGTAAAAGACATACAAACGGATTCCATTACAGTAGACACTAATCAAAACTCACAAGAAACTTTAGTTTTTCAAATAACAACTGAAGAAGTAAATAAAATTATTATTGATAACCGCGGCGAAAGGATTGAATTATTACCAACCTCTCCTTATTCAGAAGAAGAGGTTAGAACAAATCTTAGCGGTTGGTATGTGCATCAACCGTATAAAAACGTCTACAGTGTCAAATATAATAAAATGTCCGATATATTATATGGATTGGCTAATATAAAAAGGGGAGAGATTTTAACTGGAAATGAGAAAAGTTTAGAGGAATATGGTTTGGTAAATGCTAATTTCAAAATAAGTATCGCTTCTAAGGACAAGGAAGAGACTATACTAATTGGTGTGCCAGCAACTAGCGAATCACGTTATGCAAAGTTAGAAACTGACGATAGGGTCTTCACGATACATAGCAGCGCTTTGGAGCCCTATAGTTACCAAGCTTTCGATATTGTTGAGAAGTTTGTGAAAATAGTTGCGATAGATGTTTTAAAGCAGCTAACTATTCAATTCACTGATCAAGAAGTAGCCATTACTGTTGAACAT comes from Sporosarcina sp. FSL K6-3457 and encodes:
- a CDS encoding DUF4340 domain-containing protein → MKFTIKVGVAIVLLLGGVVILFSNGKKQDLQAEVKDIQTDSITVDTNQNSQETLVFQITTEEVNKIIIDNRGERIELLPTSPYSEEEVRTNLSGWYVHQPYKNVYSVKYNKMSDILYGLANIKRGEILTGNEKSLEEYGLVNANFKISIASKDKEETILIGVPATSESRYAKLETDDRVFTIHSSALEPYSYQAFDIVEKFVKIVAIDVLKQLTIQFTDQEVAITVEHQENLDLGFTIDINGDEIEANKFRQLYKSIAGLSVKEEIGDAKYGPPAATMIYTILDSDKGENEVKVEFVPYNNKSFAVFIDHKADFIIEKKEFFEMIKLITNQN